In Monodelphis domestica isolate mMonDom1 chromosome 4, mMonDom1.pri, whole genome shotgun sequence, one DNA window encodes the following:
- the LOC100019841 gene encoding olfactory receptor 51T1-like has product MLFLNNTTSLSPTFFLNAFPGLEGDYVWLSIPFSCLYVIALLGNCMILFVIITERSLHKPMYYFVSMLSIVDLGLTMTTLPTVLGVFWFNLQEISFNACAIQMFFLHGFSFLESSVLLAMAFDRFMAICDPLRYAAILTNSTIMLIGLVIFVKQVVSLIPIALALKGLSFHREHELSHPYCYHPDVIKHSSANPWLSSLIGLFFLLSNSGVDLIFILLSYILILRTILSITCPKERRKAFSTCVSHIAAVAIFFVPMISVSLTHRLFATAPQIFPVIMANIYLLLPPVLNPIIYSLKTKPIYQAILKLLKTKEALR; this is encoded by the coding sequence ATGTTGTTCCTCAACAATACCACATCCCTGTCCCCAACCTTCTTCCTCAATGCCTTTCCTGGGCTAGAAGGTGATTATGTATGGCTCTCCATACCTTTCTCTTGTCTCTATGTCATTGCCCTTTTGGGAAATTGCATGATTCTTTTTGTGATTATCACTGAGAGGAGCCTCCACAAACCCATGTACTATTTTGTGTCTATGCTGTCAATTGTTGATCTAGGCTTGACAATGACCACCCTCCCCACTGTACTTGGAGTCTTCTGGTTCAATTTGCAAGAAATCAGCTTCAATGCTTGTGCAATCCAGATGTTCTTTCTACATGGATTCTCGTTTCTGGAGTCATCTGTGCTTTTAGCCATGGCCTTTGACCGTTTCATGGCCATTTGTGACCCATTAAGGTATGCAGCAATCCTCACTAATTCAACCATCATGCTTATTGGTCTGGTGATTTTTGTGAAGCAAGTGGTCTCCTTAATCCCAATAGCCCTGGCTTTGAAAGGATTGTCCTTCCACAGAGAGCATGAGCTCTCCCATCCCTACTGCTACCACCCTGATGTTATCAAGCATTCCAGCGCCAACCCTTGGCTCAGTAGTCTGATTGGCTTATTTTTTCTACTCTCTAACTCTGGTGTTGACTTGATTTTCATTCTCCTCTCCTACATCCTGATCCTCCGCACCATACTAAGCATCACCTGCCCCAAGGAACGACGGAAGGCCTTCAGTACTTGTGTCTCCCACATTGCTGCTGTAGCCATATTTTTTGTGCCCATGATCAGTGTGTCACTTACACATCGCCTCTTTGCCACTGCCCCACAGATTTTTCCTGTCATTATGGCCAATATCTACCTATTACTCCCTCCTGTCCTGAACCCCATTATTTACAgcttaaaaaccaaaccaatttACCAAGCTATTCTCAAGCTGCTCAAAACTAAAGAAGCCCTGAGGTGA
- the LOC100618824 gene encoding olfactory receptor 51A7-like, translated as MPADNFSDIEISTFFLIGIPGLEHFHIWISIPICLMYLIAILGNCTILFIIKTEPSLHEPMYYFLSMLAVSDLGLSLSSLPTMLRIFLFNATGISPSACFAQEFFIHGFTDMESSVLLIMSFDRFLAIWNPLRYSSILTGARVYKMGLVFVIKSMLLVLPFPFTLKRLTYCKKSLLSHSYCLHQDVMKLACSDNTVNFFYGFFVALCMMSDSVFIAISYILILKTVMGIGSHRERLKALNTCVSHICAVLIFYVPIITLASMHRFGKKSPLALILIADVFLLVPPLMNPIVYCVKTRQIREKVLGRLGLKQR; from the coding sequence ATGCCAGCTGATAATTTCTCTGATATTGAGATATCCACCTTCTTCTTGATTGGCATCCCAGGGCTTGAGCATTTCCATATATGGATTTCAATTCCTATATGTCTCATGTACCTCATCGCCATCCTGGGCAACTGCACCATACTCTTCATTATCAAGACAGAGCCTTCACTCCATGAGCCTATGTACTATTTCCTCTCCATGCTGGCTGTATCTGATCTGGGCCTGTCCCTCTCTTCCCTGCCCACCATGCTAAGGATCTTCCTATTCAATGCCACAGGAATCTCACCCAGTGCCTGTTTTGCCCAAGAGTTCTTCATCCATGGCTTCACTGATATGGAGTCCTCAGTCCTTCTGATCATGTCTTTTGATCGCTTTTTAGCCATCTGGAACCCACTGAGATACAGCTCTATTCTGACTGGAGCCAGAGTCTACAAAATGGGACTAGTTTTTGTAATTAAGAGCATGCTTTTGGTGCTCCCATTTCCCTTCACTCTAAAGAGGCTGACATATTGTAAGAAAAGTCTCCTGTCCCATTCTTATTGCCTACACCAGGATGTCATGAAGTTAGCCTGTTCTGATAACACTGTCAACTTTTTCTATGGGTTCTTTGTTGCTCTTTGTATGATGTCTGACAGTGTATTCATCGCTATATCATACATACTTATCCTAAAGACCGTGATGGGTATTGGTTCCCACAGAGAAAGGCTCAAGGCCCTTAACACCTGTGTGTCCCATATCTGTGCTGTTCTCATCTTTTATGTCCCCATCATCACTTTGGCCTCTATGCATCGCTTTGGTAAGAAGTCGCCCTTGGCATTGATCCTCATTGCAGATGTTTTCCTGTTAGTGCCGCCCCTAATGAACCCTATTGTGTACTGTGTAAAGACCAGGCAGATCCGGGAAAAAGTCCTGGGGAGGTTGGGTCTCAAGCAGAGGTGA